A stretch of Podospora bellae-mahoneyi strain CBS 112042 chromosome 5, whole genome shotgun sequence DNA encodes these proteins:
- a CDS encoding hypothetical protein (EggNog:ENOG503P81J; antiSMASH:Cluster_3; COG:S) has product MHLFVWALWSLLGVLGAVAQAANVMEVNLVFPRNETYTTDQQMPVIFAIRNAHLGPLLKPTVRYLIYNNSDLGQSMPQHEHQFLNASWTDHEPYFVYTFLNMTVEGSYRVLWITSWAHCNGTGDRMRFISDDKTELLDFTIQKDTPATDLVALTLPGRGQACNASPGVTISITNDTLAAPFPHNGNCAVMDPVTPVDASSDPCQLSIDEATAERIQTTIQERLCSGLISERPADCPVNENAAQPGAAQGMWCLAAVGGTMGLLLA; this is encoded by the coding sequence ATGCACCTTTTTGTCTGGGCCCTGTGGTCCCTGCTGGGCGTTCTCGGAGCCGTCGCCCAAGCAGCGAACGTGATGGAAGTCAACCTTGTTTTCCCACGCAACGAGACATACACGACCGATCAGCAGATGCCTGTCATCTTTGCCATCCGCAACGCGCATCTCGGCCCACTCCTCAAGCCCACTGTCAGGTATCTGATCTACAACAACTCGGACCTCGGCCAATCGATGCCGCAACACGAACATCAGTTTCTCAACGCCAGTTGGACTGATCACGAGCCCTACTTTGTGTACACCTTCCTCAACATGACGGTCGAGGGCTCATATCGCGTCCTTTGGATCACCAGCTGGGCGCACTGCAACGGTACTGGCGATAGAATGCGCTTCATATCAGACGACAAGACTGAGCTGCTCGACTTCACGATCCAGAAGGATACTCCTGCTACCGACCTTGTTGCCTTGACTCTTCCTGGTAGGGGCCAAGCCTGCAACGCCTCTCCTGGGGtcaccatcagcatcaccaacgacACGCTCGCTGCCCCCTTCCCACATAATGGAAATTGTGCGGTGATGGACCCTGTCACACCTGTAGACGCGAGCTCAGATCCTTGTCAACTGAGCATTGATGAGGCCACGGCCGAAAGGATCCAGACTACTATCCAGGAGAGGTTGTGCAGCGGGCTCATCTCCGAACGCCCAGCCGACTGCCCGGTCAACGAGAATGCGGCTCAGCCGGGAGCCGCTCAGGGGATGTGGTGTCTTGCGGCTGTTGGTGGGACCATGGGACTCCTCCTGGCATAA
- a CDS encoding hypothetical protein (CAZy:CBM50; EggNog:ENOG503NZS3; COG:G; antiSMASH:Cluster_3): MRLTHFIAAVGLVPGLVLGRVATVRRGVDCYYTATADSSTLTCQAFADRWFITLAEFHLVNPDVNCPNLVVDVSYCVYAEITSETSSSSSSISLSTSSSTFSTTPLSTPTSTTTSIISSTSSLITTSSRTSSTVQTSSTSAPSPSFTPVLPGVASNCNRFYKIVTGDECDIVAAKNGITTAQLRSWNVINTSCSNLWLDYYVCVGIPGVTPSSTIRSTTSSAPTPTVSPVMPGHASNCNRWDKVRSGDQCDTLAGRNGVSVAQLRSWNTQINAQCNNLWLDYYVCVGIPGVTPSPTTSTPTSGPTPTVSPVMPGYASNCNRWYKVRSGDQCDTIASRNGITIAQIRTWNSQVNAGCTNLWLDYYICIGVPVTAPSPLMPGTAGTCNRWHLVASGDQCDNIASRNGISVAQFRSWNTQVNAGCTNLWLGYYVCTRA, encoded by the exons ATGCGGTTGACACACTTCATTGCCGCCGTCGGCCTTGTGCCAGGGCTGGTTCTCGGTCGTGTAGCCACCGTTCGCCGCGGAGTTGATTGCTATTACACTGCAACCGCAGACAGTAGCACCCTCACATGCCAGGCATTCGCAGACCGTTGGTTCATCACTCTGGCTGAATTCCATCTTGTTAACCCAGATGTGAACTGCCCCAACCTTGTCGTTGACGTCTCGTACTGCGTTTATGCCGAGATTACCTCGGAaacaagctcatcatcctcgagTATCTCACTCAGCACCTCTAGCTCTACTTTTTCAACCACTCCGCTCAGCACACCAACCTCTACCACGACTTCCATTATCAGTTCAACTAGCTCCCTGATTACCACTTCGTCTCGGACTTCGTCGACCGTCCAGACGTCTAGCACGTCCGCTCCCAGTCCAAGCTTCACCCCGGTCCTACCCGGTGTTGCCAGCAACTGCAACCGTTTTTACAAGATCGTGACCGGTGATGAGTGCGACATTGTTGCCGCAAAGAATGgtatcaccaccgcccaattGAGAAGCTGGAACGTGATCAACACAT CTTGCTCAAACCTCTGGCTCGACTACTATGTCTGTGTCGGCATCCCCGGCGTGACCCCAAGCTCTACCATCAGAAGCACCACGAGCTCCGCCCCTACCCCTACCGTCTCCCCTGTCATGCCCGGTCACGCATCCAACTGCAACCGCTGGGACAAGGTTCGTTCCGGTGACCAGTGTGACACACTCGCCGGCCGGAATGGTGTTTCGGTCGCCCAGCTCCGCAGCTGGAACACACAAATCAACGCACAGTGCAACAATCTGTGGCTCGACTACTACGTCTGCGTTGGCATTCCAGGCGTCactccatctccaacgaCAAGCACACCCACGTCTGGCCCGACCCCCACAGTTTCCCCAGTCATGCCTGGCTACGCATCCAACTGCAACCGCTGGTACAAGGTTCGTTCCGGGGACCAGTGCGATACCATTGCCAGCCGCAACGGTATCACGATAGCCCAGATCCGTACTTGGAATAGCCAGGTCAACGCTG GCTGCACCAACCTCTGGCTCGACTACTACATTTGCATTGGCGTCCCCGTCACCGCACCGTCTCCGCTCATGCCTGGCACCGCCGGTACCTGCAACCGTTGGCACTTGGTTGCGTCTGGCGACCAGTGCGACAACATCGCCTCGAGAAACGGCATCAGCGTGGCCCAGTTTAGGTCTTGGAACACGCAGGTCAATGCCG GCTGCACCAATCTTTGGTTGGGTTACTACGTGTGCACCCGTGCTTGA
- a CDS encoding putative secondary metabolism biosynthetic enzyme (antiSMASH:Cluster_3; EggNog:ENOG503PC3T; SMCOG1028:crotonyl-CoA reductase / alcohol dehydrogenase; COG:C): protein MPIPETYKAFRRTTGDLPRTIVPSTEPMVQELAPHDVLLKIHAVSLNFRDVGMLNGRYPVDVIERGIPCSDAAAEVAAIGSAVKDFAIGDHVSVNFDLGHLVAGDDEPMQALGGDVDGVLREYAVFEDKELVQLPKHLSWEEASTIACAGVTAWTALDNLKAPNPRSALLQGTGGVSLFALLICLAAGIKPIITSSSDKKLQEIRKLGSDVGTINYKTVSEQVSEVKRLTDGKGVDFVINNTGPASLPEDISFLRSRGGVVSLVGFLAGFNGDWQPSAIMALMSKFAKLKGIGVGSKQDFVELNQFLAEKKVSLAPLVDRVFTFDESPAAFDYLYSGSHVGKVIIKVQD from the exons ATGCCTATTCCAGAGACATACAAAGCCTTCAGGCGCACCACCGGCGACCTGCCGAGGACCATCGTCCCCTCAACTGAACCCATGGTGCAAGAGCTTGCGCCGCACGATGTCCTCCTCAAGATCCAcgccgtctccctcaacttTCGTGATGTCGGCATGCTGAACGGGCGCTACCCGGTGGATGTGATTGAGCGTGGCATTCCGTGCTCCGACGCAGCTGCTGAGGTTGCGGCTATCGGAAGCGCGGTGAAGGATTTCGCCATCGGAGACCATGTTTCGGTCAATTTCGATCTCGGCCATCTTGTTGCAGGGGATGACGAGCCGATGCAGGCActtgggggtgatgttgatggcgtTCTGAGGGAGTATGCGGTTTTTGAGGATAAGGAGCTTGTGCAATTGCCCAAGCACTTGTCGTGGGAAGAGGCATCCACCATTGCGTGTGCCGGTGTCACGGCTTGGACTGCTCTCGACAACTTGAAAGCGCCGAATCCTAGAAGTGCCTTGTTGCAAG GCACGGGAGGCGTCAGTCTGTTTGCTTTGCTGATATGCCTTGCCGCGGGCATCAAACCAATCATCACGTCCTCCTCTGACAAAAAGCTTCAGGAAATCCGAAAGCTCGGCTCTGATGTCGGTACCATTAACTACAAGACCGTCTCTGAGCAAGTCTCGGAAGTGAAGCGCCTGACCGACGGCAAGGGCGTCGACTTTGTCATAAACAACACTGGACCGGCGTCTCTTCCGGAAGATATCAGTTTCTTGCGTTCAcgtggtggtgtcgtctcTCTTGTTGGCTTTTTGGCCGGTTTCAATGGCGACTGGCAGCCAAGTGCTATCATGGCGTTGATGTCGAAGTTTGCGAAGTTGAA GGGTATTGGTGTCGGCTCCAAGCAGGATTTCGTGGAGCTGAATCAGTTTCTGGCTGAGAAAAAGGTATCCCTTGCCCCGCTCGTTGACCGAGTCTTTACGTTTGATGAATCCCCGGCCGCGTTCGACTATTTGTACTCTGGCAGCCATGTGGGCAAGGTCATTATCAAGGTGCAGGACTAG
- a CDS encoding hypothetical protein (EggNog:ENOG503P433; antiSMASH:Cluster_3; COG:S), giving the protein MSSLTAAFIVGAAVLSGVRASPVASANAAVSTPSFLMTIGLDPEVNITKRDVIGRLPNGADDIEHRFQPVLDFDGDGCYYTSAMDDQGNLNNGIHNPGDGVPPGCLAQNCREENRLQSNNVYSRARCNNGWCAIMYEYYFEKDQLICGPAWGHGHPHDWEHVIVFVQDDQVKRVAPSCHNEYPTATNEPRLHDGTRAKIVYHKDGARTHCVRMAAEADDDIENYTGEWFLGELVGWNHYPTVDLRTKLVNFHQDAKPKLNDADFAAALKAAAGDQVPGFNPDSDS; this is encoded by the exons ATGTCTTCCCTTACCGCCGCCTTCATCGTCGGCGCCGCTGTTCTCTCCGGCGTGCGTGCCTCCCCCGTCGCCAGCGCCAACGCTGCTGTGTCCACGCCTTCGTTCCTGATGACGATTGGCCTTGACCCCGaggtcaacatcaccaagcgTGATGTGATCGGAAGATTGCCCAACGGTGCCGACGACATTGAGCACCGGTTCCAACCTGTCTTGGACTTTGACGGCGATGGCTGTTACTACACCTCGGCCATGGACGACCAgggcaacctcaacaacggAATCCATAACCCCGGTGACGGCGTGCCCCCTGGTTGCCTGGCTCAAAACTGCCGTGAGGAGAACCGCCTGCAAAGCAACAACGTCTACAGTCGCGCGCGGTGCAACAAT GGTTGGTGTGCCATCATGTACGAGTACTATTTCGAGAAGGACCAGCTCATCTGCGGTCCCGCCTGGGGCCACGGTCACCCCCACGACTGGGAGCACGTCATTGTGTTCGTCCAGGACGACCAAGTCAAGCGTGTCGCTCCCTCATGCCACAATGAGTACCCGACAGCTACCAATGAGCCGCGCCTGCACGATGGCACACGCGCCAAGATCGTCTACCACAAGGATGGTGCCCGGACTCACTGCGTCAGGATGGccgccgaggccgacgaTGATATCGAGAATTACACCGGCGAGTGGTTTCTCGGTGAGCTGGTCGGATGGAACCACTACCCGACTGTTGACTTGCGGACAAAGTTGGTCAACTTCCACCAGGATGCCAAGCCGAAGCTCAATGATGCCgactttgctgctgctctgaaGGCGGCGGCTGGTGATCAGGTGCCTGGCTTCAACCCTGACTCGGATAGCTGA